The DNA sequence GGCCGAACGGTGGCCGCGACGCGTCCACGTCACCGCTACGCGCAGAGGCGACGACGTGGACGTCTCCATCGGCAGCCCGCCCGTCAACGCGGTTCCGACGGTCGAGTACGCCCAGGTGTCCGTCCACCTCTGCGTGCCCGAAACGCCGGAAATGGCTGATTGGCACGACGTCGACCGGGAGCTCGCGGCGGACAACCGGTTCAACGGCTACCTGCTCCCCGGCGACGCACTGGAAGCACTGCTCCGCACCGCGGGTCCTCAGGAATCGCTCTCGTCGGTGCAGGCGATCGACATCCCGGTTCCAGCGGATGATCGTGAGCTGGCACGGTTGCTGGGCGCGCACCTCGACCTTCGGCGCTACTCCACAAGAGACGGCGAGCAGTACACCGCGACGACCGCGGACGGCACGGTCCTGGTCCGACTGCGCGGCGTGGTCAGCTCCAACCGTGACCTCTCCACCATGCGGCGCCACCGGACCGGTGCCAAGACGCCAGGGCGGGCCGCCAACCGGAAACGGTCGACGGGAGAGCGCGATGGCGGATGAGCCGACTCCAAGACGGACCTCCGGACTGGACGCCCAGGACCTCACCCGTAGGTGGACCCTGGTCGCTGCGGTCACCGCCACCTTCCTGGTGATGCTCGACAGCACCGCGGTGATGACGGTGTTACCCGACCTGCGTGCCGAACTGAATGCCGACTTCAGCGGACAGCAGTGGGTCATCGCCGCCCATGCCGTGCCGCCGGCTGCGTTCCTGTTGACCGGCGGCGCACTGGCGGACCGCTTCGGTCACCGGTCGGCGTTCCGGTTGGGAGCCCTGTTGTTCACCGGAGGCGCGGTGGCCGCAGGCGCCGCCGGGACGTTGTTCGTGCTCACCCTCGCCCGTGGGATCCAAGGCATCGGCTCCGCCTTCCTGCTCGCGACGGCCTCGACCCTCGTGGCCCACGGGTTCCCCGGACCGGCACGCGCGAGGGCGCTCCGTCTCCTGTCCACCGCCGCTGCCGTGGGCTTGGCGCTCGGGCCACCGGTGGGAGGTCTTCTAGCCGAGGTCGACTGGCGACTGGTCTTCCTGTCCGTCCTGCCCGCCGGGGTGCTGCTGCAGGCCATCGGCAAAGTCCGACTGCGCGAAGTCCGCCCGACCGCCTCGGCTGCGCTGGACTGGCTGGGGTTCACCTTGTCCAGCGCCTGCGTCGCTCTCGTAGTCCTCGGTCTGCTCCGAGGTCAGGCACTCGGTTGGACCAGCACCTCCGTCCTGGCGATGTTCACCGCAGCGACGGCCTTCCTGTTCGTGTTCCTCCTGACGCAGCGCGCCCGAGGCGATCGTGCCGTGCTCGAACTGGCCCTCTTCGGCAACCGCACCTTCCTCGGCATCTCGCTGACGACGTTCGTGTTCGGCGCCATCAGCCTGAGCACCGTGTTCCTGGCGATCAACCACCTGCGGACCACGCTTGGACACTCATCTCTCGCTACCGGCGTATGCCTGCTGGCGTTCACTGTCGCGCTGATCGGCACGAGCCTCTTCACCCGTGAGTTCGTCACACAACTTCCGCCCGGAGTCGCCGTCGGCATGTCGGCCGTGCTCGTCACCCTCGGCGCGGGGCTGCTCATCCTCGTCACCCCGGACAGCACCTGGCCGGCACTCCTCCCCAGCATGATCCTGCTGGGCACCGGCGTGGGAACGGGCACTTCGCTCCGCTACGACCTCTCCACCCGCTCGGTCGCCCCGTCGAAAGCAGGCGTGGCGATCCGGATCAACGAAACCTGCCACCACCTCGGCCTCGCCGCGGGTGTCACGGGCTTGGGTGCCCTCTACCAGTACCGCGTCCTCACGTACGTCGAACAAGGCGGCATCACCACCGCTGTGGCGGAGTTGACCGCAGAGCACACGCCTGCCACTGCGTTCGGCATCGTGCGCGAAGCGTCCGCAGCCTCCCTGGGCTTCGTTGCGGTGGTCTGCCTGACAGTAGGTGCGATCTTCACGCTGATCGCCTTCACCTACATCAACCGCGGTGCCCTGCACGACCCCGCCGCGTCCCGGTGATGCAGCGGCCTCGTCACGTCGCACACCGAGTCCAGTAACAAGAGTCGGCGGGTTGTGGTCTCCACCCCTCGCCGGAGTTTTCGGTTCGATTCCGAATTGGCTCGTCTTCTTGCTTGCCTCCGTCGTTCTCGTGGTTGTCAGGTCGGCATCTCTGGTCCTACGTGTGGACAAGCCGGATGGTCGCAACGACAAGAACGAACGGGGTGGTCGTATGAGTACAGCTCGCGCGGGGTTTTCGGTTTTTCCGGAGACGACGTGGGCAGTGGGCGGAAGCGTGCCGGCTGGTCTGCCACTCCTCACCTGGACTGACGAACCGACAACCGCTCGGCCGTCCACAGGTGCCGTTCGTCGCCTGGCGACGCGGCGTGCACAGCGAGGTTCCGACACGACCAAGTTTCGCAACTAATCGGGCGCCGGCTGTCGGCGGAACTTGTCTACGAACTGCAATCATGCAACAACATGTGCAAGACATGCCGAAGATGGCGTCTTCGGGGTGACTCCATCTTGCCCTCCTTTCATGGAGGTACGATGGGCAATGGTCGCTCGGGCGGTTCTTCACGACTTGCCGGCTTCATGGTAACGCTCTTGCTCGCGGCGGCCTCGTGGTATAAAAAGGTTCGATGAACCGCGTGATTCGCGCCGTCGCCGGCCGTGCCGGTGTGGTGATGGTGCCCTTTCTGCTCTCCGTCTTGGTTGGAGCCGTGTTGTTGTGGAGCGACGCGCGGGACGAAACCAAGCAGGCCGATCTCGCTACGGCGTTGATGGGTGGGGTTATCGTCGCCGGCGCGATACTGGTCATCGAAAGGAGGTCCGCTCAGCGTGAAAGTCGGCGGGACACGTTGAGTCGGATCGGCTCCACCTACGACTTGTCGGGTGTACTGCTCGAGCGTGAGGATCTGCAGGATGTCACGTTCAGTACGAGAAGTATGATCGGTGCCCGGTTCGCCGGAGCGGATCTGCGCAGAGCGGCGTTCTTGAGCTGCGATGTCAGTCAGGCTGATTTCACCGGGGCCGACCTTCGTGGAACGACGCTATCGGCCTGTCAAGGCAACGGCACCGTGTTCGACGGTGCGGACCTGCGTGAGGCCGATTTGCGAGGTTCGTCGATGCAGTTGGCGAACCTGAGGAGGGCGGACCTGCGTGGTGCGGACCTGGGATACACCAATCTCAATCTCGTGGATCTCAGCGACGCCGATCTGACCGGGGCGCGACTCGTCGGGCGGTGTGCCGGCAGTCCGCTGTTCGGTGCGGTGTTGACGAACGCTTTGCTGTATGGGGCGGACCTCACCGGTGCTGTTCTCGCGGCGCGCGATCTGGACCCGAATCGTCAAGCCGCTGTCTCGGCCGTCAACCTCTCGGGCTCCTTCGCGAACGAGAAAACCAAGTGGCCCGCCGGGTTCGACCCACGAGAAGCCGGCGTTACCGTCCTTGATGGCGACCGTCGAGACGAAGGCCGTAAGCCGGCCTGGACCGATCCGGGCTTCGAAGACGTCACCGCGAGCGATCCGACGACGTGGCCGCGCAGCGAGCCTTGGCACGACTTCAAGGTGCCACCGAAACCGGTCGAACTCGCACTCGCCGACATCGCCGCCGCGCTCGAACGCCTCGCCGCGAAGGTCTCCTGAAGGGCTTGACCCGTTCTGACGGACATCCGAGATCAGGGGACGCGGGTCCCCGGAGGGATGTCCCGTCATGGAGCCCATGGGCAGGAAGAAGCGGCGGCCTCGGCGGTCGTTCACCCCGGAGTTCAAGGCCGAGATTTGGAGCTGTGCCGGCGGGGTGACCGGTCGGTGGGTCAGGTCGCGAAGGACTTCGACCTGACCGGGACCGCGGTGCGGCAGTGGGTCGTGCAGGCGAGCGTGACGCCGGCACCCGGAGCGACGGGTTGACCACCGACGAGCGGGAGGAGCTCGCGAGGCTGCGGCGGGAGAACCGCCGCCTGACCGAGGACGTGGAGATCCTCAAGCGCGCCACGGCTTTCTTCGCCAAGGAGATCCGGTGAACGTCTACCCGTTCATCGAGGCGGAGCAAGCGGGCGGCGGCAACGTCCATCGGGCGTGCACGCTGCTGAAGGTCTCCCAGTCCGCCTACTACGCCCACCGCGCCGCCATGCCCACCGACCGCGCACGACAGGACGCGGACCTGGCCGCGCGGGTCGTTGCGATCCACGACGAATCCAAGGGCACCTACGGAGCACCCAGGGTGCACACCGAGCTGCGGGCCCAGGCCATCGGCATTCCCGCAAACGCGTCGCCCGGCTGCTACGACAGGAAGGACGTGCGGGACGTGCACCGAAGAGGTGGCGCACCACCACCGTCCCCGATCCCGCCGCGACCGTCCTCACGGACCTGATCCGCCGCGACTTCTCCTGCGCCGCAACGGACATCGACACACGATGGTGCGGCGACATCACCTACATCCACACTTGGGAGGGGTGGCTCTACCTGGCCACCGTCATCGACATCGCCTCACGACGCGTGGTCGGCTGGGCCACCGCCGACCATCTGCGCACCGACCTCGTCGCCCAGGCCCTCGACAACGCCGTGCGCCAACGGCGCCCCCAGCCCGGCGTGATCTTCCATGCCGACAGAGGCTGTCAATACACATCCGCCCAGCTCGCCACCCTCGCCGACGACCTGGGCGTCCGACTGTCGACCGGCCGCAGGGGCCAATGCTGGGACAACGCCGTCGCGGAATCGTTCTTCGCCACCATCAAGGCCGAACTGCTCGACCGACAGCCCTGGTCCACCAGAACCAGGGCACACAAGGTGATCTTCGAATACACCGAGGGCTGGTACAACACCCGCCGCCTGCACTCCAGCCTCGGCTACCTCAGCCCCGCCGCCTACGAAGTTACCCGACACCACCTGGTGGACCGGGTAGCCTGACCACACTCATCGACCCTGTCCGTCAGAACGGGTCAACCCCAGTTCCCTGGGTTTGGAGACCGGGTTCACCGATCGGTCGGTGGCGGTCGACCGAGCAAGGGACATCGAATCGGATCAGCGTCGGGGGACGTTCGTGGATCCTTCGGTGGGTGTGATGCCGCTGGGGGAGTGGGTGCCGGTGTGGGCGGACGCGCACGATGTGAGTGCGACGACGTGGGCGAAGTACGACTCACACCTGCGCAACCACGTGTTGCCGCGGTTCGGTGACGTGCCGTTGAAGGAGATCTCGCGGATCGCGGTGAAGGGCTGGGTCAAGACGCTGCGGCGGTCGCTGGCCGAGCGCACCGTGGTCGATGTCGTAACGATGTTGTCGATGTTGTCGGGCGAGGCGGTCGACGAGGGGTTGATCGGGGCGAACCCGTGTCGGCGGTTGCGGATCAATACGGGTGATCACGACGAGCGGCCTCATGCTTCGCCGTGGCAGGTGCGGGCGATGGCGCAGCGGTGTTCACCCGCGGACGGCGTGTTGGTGGTCACGGCGGCGTACACGGGGCTGCGGCGGGGTGAGCTGGCCGGGCTGCGATGGGGTCGGGTGGATCTGGCCCGCGGGGTGATCACGATCGACCCGGACAAGGGTGCGCTGCACGAGGTAGGCGGCCGGTTGGAGCTGGGGCCGCCGAAGTCGAAGGCCGGTATCCGCACGGTGCACCTGCCGCCGTTCCTGGTGGACCTGCTCACCGAGCACCGGGCCGGCCAGGTGCACGACCACGTCTTCACCGGTCTGGACGGAGGGCTGCTGCGCCGGCCGAACTTCCAGCGGCGGGTCTGGCTGCCCCTCGTCACCGGCGATCCGACCCGAGGGTGGGCACCCATCCACCCTGGTCTGCACTTCCATGACCTACGTCACACGCACAAGGCGTGGCTCATCGAGGACGGCGTGCCGGAGACCCTCCAGTGCAAGCGGCTCGGGCATCGGATGGCAGGGGTTCGGGGCACCTACTCGCATGTGACCAAGTCATGGTGGACGCGATGCTTGACGGACTGCAGCGTCGGTGGGAGCGTTCGCTGGTCGCTCCTGCGGGTCCGGCGGGGGTGACCACATACGGTGTCGACGATCACGTCAAGATCGTTTGCTCCCAATTTGCTCCCACG is a window from the Saccharothrix saharensis genome containing:
- a CDS encoding polyketide synthase dehydratase domain-containing protein, giving the protein MFLPEPERHDGTTALWHVEIDLDRHDGIRRHLVKGQPTAPTASLVQIAAEAAASFARDLAPVRYSNLSLPHLLRAPAERWPRRVHVTATRRGDDVDVSIGSPPVNAVPTVEYAQVSVHLCVPETPEMADWHDVDRELAADNRFNGYLLPGDALEALLRTAGPQESLSSVQAIDIPVPADDRELARLLGAHLDLRRYSTRDGEQYTATTADGTVLVRLRGVVSSNRDLSTMRRHRTGAKTPGRAANRKRSTGERDGG
- a CDS encoding MFS transporter — translated: MADEPTPRRTSGLDAQDLTRRWTLVAAVTATFLVMLDSTAVMTVLPDLRAELNADFSGQQWVIAAHAVPPAAFLLTGGALADRFGHRSAFRLGALLFTGGAVAAGAAGTLFVLTLARGIQGIGSAFLLATASTLVAHGFPGPARARALRLLSTAAAVGLALGPPVGGLLAEVDWRLVFLSVLPAGVLLQAIGKVRLREVRPTASAALDWLGFTLSSACVALVVLGLLRGQALGWTSTSVLAMFTAATAFLFVFLLTQRARGDRAVLELALFGNRTFLGISLTTFVFGAISLSTVFLAINHLRTTLGHSSLATGVCLLAFTVALIGTSLFTREFVTQLPPGVAVGMSAVLVTLGAGLLILVTPDSTWPALLPSMILLGTGVGTGTSLRYDLSTRSVAPSKAGVAIRINETCHHLGLAAGVTGLGALYQYRVLTYVEQGGITTAVAELTAEHTPATAFGIVREASAASLGFVAVVCLTVGAIFTLIAFTYINRGALHDPAASR
- a CDS encoding pentapeptide repeat-containing protein, with amino-acid sequence MNRVIRAVAGRAGVVMVPFLLSVLVGAVLLWSDARDETKQADLATALMGGVIVAGAILVIERRSAQRESRRDTLSRIGSTYDLSGVLLEREDLQDVTFSTRSMIGARFAGADLRRAAFLSCDVSQADFTGADLRGTTLSACQGNGTVFDGADLREADLRGSSMQLANLRRADLRGADLGYTNLNLVDLSDADLTGARLVGRCAGSPLFGAVLTNALLYGADLTGAVLAARDLDPNRQAAVSAVNLSGSFANEKTKWPAGFDPREAGVTVLDGDRRDEGRKPAWTDPGFEDVTASDPTTWPRSEPWHDFKVPPKPVELALADIAAALERLAAKVS
- a CDS encoding IS3 family transposase, coding for MQGHLRSTQGAHRAAGPGHRHSRKRVARLLRQEGRAGRAPKRWRTTTVPDPAATVLTDLIRRDFSCAATDIDTRWCGDITYIHTWEGWLYLATVIDIASRRVVGWATADHLRTDLVAQALDNAVRQRRPQPGVIFHADRGCQYTSAQLATLADDLGVRLSTGRRGQCWDNAVAESFFATIKAELLDRQPWSTRTRAHKVIFEYTEGWYNTRRLHSSLGYLSPAAYEVTRHHLVDRVA
- a CDS encoding tyrosine-type recombinase/integrase; translated protein: MPLGEWVPVWADAHDVSATTWAKYDSHLRNHVLPRFGDVPLKEISRIAVKGWVKTLRRSLAERTVVDVVTMLSMLSGEAVDEGLIGANPCRRLRINTGDHDERPHASPWQVRAMAQRCSPADGVLVVTAAYTGLRRGELAGLRWGRVDLARGVITIDPDKGALHEVGGRLELGPPKSKAGIRTVHLPPFLVDLLTEHRAGQVHDHVFTGLDGGLLRRPNFQRRVWLPLVTGDPTRGWAPIHPGLHFHDLRHTHKAWLIEDGVPETLQCKRLGHRMAGVRGTYSHVTKSWWTRCLTDCSVGGSVRWSLLRVRRG